The Thermococcus thermotolerans genome contains a region encoding:
- the proC gene encoding pyrroline-5-carboxylate reductase, producing the protein MRVAVIGAGTIGGAIARALRESGHEVVATRRDVERASWLRDHGVAVISDNREAARRAEVVFIAVKPGKVGRVLDEISDVIEGKIAISVAAGVSLKELKRTADAKFVRAMPNIAVLVGESFTAYSTEDLSEEETKIVEDLLGAFGVCARVEEEHMDAITGLSGSGPAYVTVFLEAMVYGGLRTGLPRETARAAALQTLLGTARLLMETEAHPAEVREWVITPGGTTIDGVFELEEGKIRTAVMKAVDAATKKSRILSRRI; encoded by the coding sequence ATGAGGGTGGCGGTTATAGGCGCCGGAACCATAGGCGGTGCAATAGCCAGGGCACTGAGGGAGTCGGGACATGAGGTAGTGGCCACCAGGAGGGACGTGGAAAGGGCCTCATGGCTGAGGGATCACGGGGTTGCGGTGATCTCCGACAACAGGGAAGCGGCCCGGCGGGCAGAGGTGGTTTTTATCGCAGTCAAACCGGGTAAAGTGGGGAGGGTTCTTGACGAGATATCTGACGTTATCGAGGGAAAAATCGCGATATCGGTAGCGGCGGGCGTATCCCTGAAGGAACTGAAAAGAACCGCCGATGCAAAGTTCGTGAGGGCAATGCCCAACATAGCTGTCCTTGTGGGGGAGTCGTTCACCGCATATTCAACCGAAGACCTCAGCGAAGAGGAAACGAAAATCGTGGAGGATCTCCTCGGAGCCTTCGGCGTGTGTGCAAGGGTGGAGGAGGAACACATGGACGCAATAACAGGGCTCAGCGGCTCCGGGCCGGCATACGTCACGGTCTTCCTTGAGGCCATGGTGTACGGAGGACTGAGGACGGGGCTTCCGAGGGAAACGGCAAGGGCCGCCGCGCTCCAGACCCTGCTCGGTACCGCGAGGCTCCTGATGGAGACAGAAGCACACCCGGCGGAGGTGAGGGAGTGGGTGATCACCCCCGGAGGAACCACCATAGACGGTGTATTCGAGCTGGAGGAGGGGAAGATAAGGACGGCGGTCATGAAGGCCGTGGACGCGGCGACCAAAAAGTCGAGGATACTCTCAAGGAGGATATGA
- a CDS encoding HAD family hydrolase gives MWIVFDVDGVLIDVRESYDTATKLTAEYFLRLFGIERKVKPEWVRELRRKGSFGDDFKVSEALILFALSGRAEELIEEFPEGGTIEWVREKFGFQVFGGSIERVFNTFYLGREYPKRLFDFPGLWRKEHPIVRRELLERASERFKLGIVTGRSALEMELAEKIIGFKFEHVVTREIYLKPDPRALWELARGEPGVYIGDTINDGLLVENYRKRYGRKFDFVMVGRDVEDVNEFLVELLEGGV, from the coding sequence ATGTGGATAGTATTCGACGTTGACGGTGTGCTCATAGACGTGAGGGAGAGCTACGACACTGCCACGAAGCTTACCGCAGAGTATTTCCTCAGGCTGTTTGGAATCGAAAGGAAGGTAAAGCCCGAATGGGTCAGGGAGCTCAGGAGGAAGGGCTCCTTCGGCGACGATTTCAAGGTCAGCGAGGCGCTGATACTCTTCGCTCTCTCTGGAAGGGCTGAGGAGCTCATCGAAGAGTTTCCAGAAGGGGGAACCATAGAGTGGGTTCGCGAGAAATTCGGCTTCCAGGTCTTCGGCGGGAGCATCGAGAGGGTCTTCAACACGTTCTACCTTGGGAGGGAGTACCCGAAGAGGCTCTTCGACTTCCCGGGGCTGTGGAGGAAGGAGCATCCCATCGTCAGGAGGGAACTCCTGGAGAGGGCCTCTGAGCGCTTCAAGCTGGGGATCGTCACCGGTCGGAGCGCCCTGGAAATGGAGCTGGCGGAGAAGATAATCGGGTTCAAATTCGAACACGTCGTTACTAGGGAGATATATCTCAAACCAGACCCCAGGGCACTGTGGGAGCTCGCGAGGGGCGAGCCCGGGGTCTACATAGGCGATACGATAAACGACGGCCTCCTCGTGGAGAACTACCGGAAGAGGTACGGGAGGAAGTTCGACTTCGTCATGGTGGGGCGGGACGTGGAGGACGTTAACGAGTTCCTGGTGGAACTGCTGGAGGGTGGCGTATGA
- the hisC gene encoding histidinol-phosphate transaminase, whose translation MRIREFVKSFEPYRVVEENYPIRLDKNESPYDLPGWIKEEIFEELRELSFNRYPQVTSMPAREAIASFYGLSPENVAVGNGGDELISYLVRLFEGDYIVTTPPTFGMYSFYAKLEKVPVVEVPLKEDFTIDGGAIAEKAGNASVIFIASPNNPTGNLQPEEEIIKVLDTGTAVVLDEAYAEFAGKSLWRLIEEYPNLIVLRTFSKAFSLAGVRAGYLLANEEVVDALYRVKSPFSVGIMTMAAVKVVLRHYDLVERRVTKIVEERERIRKAFREFTYPSDANFLLMRLNAYKFLLRKGIAVRKLSGRLDGHIRVTVGRKWENRKLIEALGEYLEVEGCG comes from the coding sequence ATGAGGATCCGGGAATTTGTCAAGTCGTTCGAACCGTACCGCGTCGTGGAGGAGAACTACCCCATAAGGCTCGATAAGAACGAGAGCCCCTACGACCTGCCCGGCTGGATAAAGGAGGAGATATTCGAGGAGCTGAGGGAGCTGAGCTTCAACCGCTATCCCCAAGTAACCTCGATGCCGGCCAGGGAGGCCATAGCCAGCTTCTACGGCCTGTCTCCGGAGAACGTCGCCGTCGGGAACGGCGGGGACGAGCTCATAAGCTACCTTGTCCGGCTCTTCGAGGGGGACTACATAGTCACGACGCCGCCGACCTTCGGGATGTATTCATTCTACGCGAAGCTGGAAAAAGTTCCGGTTGTTGAAGTGCCCCTGAAGGAGGACTTCACGATAGACGGTGGAGCAATAGCGGAGAAGGCTGGAAACGCGAGCGTTATCTTCATAGCCTCTCCCAACAACCCAACCGGAAACCTCCAGCCAGAGGAGGAAATAATCAAGGTTCTCGATACGGGAACGGCCGTGGTTCTCGACGAGGCCTACGCTGAATTCGCAGGAAAGAGCCTCTGGAGGCTGATCGAAGAGTACCCGAACCTCATCGTCCTCAGGACTTTCTCCAAGGCATTCAGCCTGGCGGGAGTAAGGGCGGGCTACCTCCTGGCGAACGAGGAGGTTGTCGATGCCCTGTATCGGGTAAAGTCTCCGTTCAGCGTCGGGATAATGACGATGGCGGCTGTAAAGGTCGTTCTCAGGCACTACGACCTTGTGGAGAGGCGCGTGACGAAGATAGTCGAGGAGCGGGAGAGGATAAGAAAGGCCTTCCGGGAGTTCACCTACCCCAGCGACGCGAACTTCCTCCTGATGAGGCTGAACGCGTACAAGTTCCTCCTGAGGAAGGGCATAGCCGTCAGAAAGCTCTCGGGAAGGCTCGACGGCCACATACGAGTCACCGTTGGAAGGAAGTGGGAAAACCGGAAGCTGATAGAGGCCCTCGGGGAATACCTGGAGGTGGAAGGATGTGGATAG
- the hisIE gene encoding bifunctional phosphoribosyl-AMP cyclohydrolase/phosphoribosyl-ATP diphosphatase HisIE, with protein sequence MSVEELIEKVNWDKNGGIVPVVVQDTEGEVLTLAYMDREALKRTLQTGYAHYYSRSQGRVRMKGEVSGNVQRVREIKVDCDDDALLLIVEQKGAACHTGNYSCFYRKLGEPERVLPMDYSLTILRELEELIRKRKEKPVEGSYTSRLFREGRERIYKKFGEEAVEVLVAENRERLIYETADMLYHLLVLLAYNDVSLGEVMAELRRRRG encoded by the coding sequence ATGAGCGTGGAGGAACTCATCGAGAAGGTCAACTGGGACAAGAACGGCGGAATCGTCCCGGTTGTAGTCCAGGACACCGAGGGGGAGGTTCTCACCTTAGCGTACATGGACAGGGAAGCGTTAAAGAGAACCCTCCAGACCGGCTACGCCCACTACTACTCCCGCTCGCAGGGGAGGGTCAGGATGAAGGGCGAGGTCAGCGGGAACGTTCAGCGCGTTAGGGAGATAAAGGTGGACTGCGACGACGATGCGCTCCTCCTAATCGTGGAGCAGAAGGGCGCAGCATGCCACACGGGGAACTACTCCTGCTTTTACCGGAAGCTCGGCGAGCCGGAAAGGGTTCTGCCGATGGACTACTCGCTGACCATCCTGCGGGAGCTTGAGGAGCTGATAAGGAAGCGGAAGGAGAAGCCCGTTGAGGGCTCCTACACCTCAAGGCTGTTCCGGGAGGGCAGGGAGAGGATTTACAAGAAGTTCGGCGAGGAAGCCGTCGAGGTTCTCGTCGCTGAAAACAGGGAGCGCCTGATATACGAAACCGCAGACATGCTCTACCACCTGCTCGTCCTTCTCGCCTACAACGACGTTTCCCTCGGCGAGGTGATGGCCGAGCTGAGGAGGCGGAGGGGATGA
- the hisF gene encoding imidazole glycerol phosphate synthase subunit HisF: protein MLAKRVIAALDIKAGRVVKGIKFQNIRDAGDPVELAKRYESEGVDEIVFLDITASYEKRGILLELVERIAGEIYVPFTVGGGIRTVEEAREIIKRGADKVFINTAAVERPGLVREIAELVGSANLVVAIDAKWNGSFWEVYTHGGRKARGLDAVKWAKRVEELGAGEILLTSMDTDGTKEGFDVPLTKAVAEAVDIPVIASGGAGKPEHFYEAFKAGAEAALAASIFHYGEYTVGELKEYLAERGIPVRLDY from the coding sequence ATGCTCGCCAAAAGGGTAATCGCGGCGCTGGACATAAAGGCCGGCCGGGTCGTCAAGGGGATAAAGTTTCAGAACATACGCGACGCCGGCGACCCGGTCGAGCTGGCGAAGCGCTACGAGAGCGAGGGGGTAGACGAGATAGTCTTCCTCGACATAACTGCATCCTATGAGAAGAGGGGGATCCTGCTGGAACTCGTCGAGAGAATAGCCGGGGAGATATACGTCCCCTTCACGGTGGGAGGGGGCATAAGGACCGTTGAAGAGGCGAGGGAGATAATCAAACGCGGCGCCGACAAGGTCTTCATCAATACGGCCGCAGTTGAAAGGCCCGGGCTCGTGAGGGAGATAGCTGAGCTCGTAGGCAGTGCAAACCTCGTGGTGGCGATAGACGCCAAGTGGAACGGCTCCTTCTGGGAGGTCTACACCCACGGCGGGAGGAAGGCGAGGGGACTTGATGCGGTCAAGTGGGCCAAGCGTGTTGAGGAGCTCGGCGCCGGCGAGATACTGCTCACGAGTATGGACACCGACGGGACGAAGGAAGGCTTCGACGTACCGCTGACGAAGGCCGTTGCAGAGGCGGTGGACATTCCCGTCATAGCCTCCGGAGGGGCGGGAAAGCCCGAGCACTTCTACGAGGCCTTCAAAGCCGGGGCGGAGGCAGCATTGGCCGCATCAATCTTCCACTACGGAGAATACACTGTCGGCGAGCTGAAGGAGTATTTGGCCGAGAGGGGGATTCCGGTCAGACTCGACTACTGA